From one [Ruminococcus] lactaris ATCC 29176 genomic stretch:
- the leuB gene encoding 3-isopropylmalate dehydrogenase, giving the protein MDMNIGVIKGDGIGPEIVEEAMKVLDQVAKVYGHTISYTQLLMGGASIDVAGVPLTEATLAAAKASDAVLMGSIGGDAKTSPWYQLEPSRRPEAGLLQLRKGLNLFANLRPAVLYEELKGACPLKEEIADRGFDLMIMRELTGGLYFGKRSTEEIDGVVTAKDELTYNENEIRRIARRGFDIAMKRRKKVTSVDKANVLDSSRLWRKIVEEVAADYPEVELEHMLVDNCAMQLVKDPAQFDVILTENMFGDILSDEASMVTGSIGMLASASLNDTKFGLYEPSGGSAPDIAGQGIANPIATILSAAMMLRFSFDLDKEADAIEAAVAAVLKDGYRTIDIMSDGRKQIGTAEMGDRICSYIK; this is encoded by the coding sequence ATGGATATGAATATCGGAGTAATCAAGGGTGATGGAATCGGACCGGAAATCGTAGAGGAAGCGATGAAGGTTCTTGATCAGGTCGCAAAAGTGTACGGACATACTATTTCCTACACGCAGCTTCTGATGGGAGGAGCATCCATTGATGTAGCAGGAGTACCGTTGACTGAAGCGACACTTGCGGCAGCAAAGGCAAGTGATGCAGTACTGATGGGATCCATCGGTGGAGATGCAAAGACATCCCCATGGTATCAGTTAGAGCCGTCCAGGCGTCCGGAGGCAGGTCTTTTGCAGTTGAGAAAGGGTCTGAACTTATTCGCAAACCTAAGACCGGCAGTTCTTTATGAAGAACTGAAAGGGGCATGCCCTCTGAAAGAGGAGATTGCAGACCGTGGATTTGATTTGATGATCATGAGAGAACTGACGGGAGGTCTGTATTTCGGAAAGAGAAGTACGGAAGAGATCGACGGAGTTGTGACAGCAAAGGATGAGCTGACTTATAATGAGAACGAGATCCGCAGAATCGCAAGACGCGGATTTGATATTGCAATGAAGAGAAGAAAAAAGGTGACCAGCGTAGATAAAGCGAATGTCCTTGACTCATCCAGATTATGGCGTAAGATCGTAGAGGAAGTTGCAGCAGATTATCCGGAGGTAGAGTTAGAGCATATGCTGGTTGATAACTGTGCAATGCAGCTTGTAAAAGATCCGGCACAGTTTGACGTTATCCTCACAGAAAATATGTTCGGAGATATTCTGTCGGATGAAGCGAGCATGGTAACGGGTTCGATCGGAATGCTGGCGAGTGCAAGTCTGAATGATACGAAGTTCGGTCTGTATGAGCCAAGTGGCGGTTCTGCACCGGATATTGCAGGCCAGGGTATTGCCAATCCGATCGCAACGATCCTGTCCGCAGCAATGATGCTGAGATTTTCTTTTGATCTTGACAAAGAGGCTGATGCGATTGAGGCAGCGGTGGCAGCAGTATTGAAAGATGGTTACCGTACGATCGATATCATGTCAGATGGCAGGAAGCAGATCGGTACAGCAGAGATGGGTGACAGGATCTGCTCCTATATTAAATGA
- the ilvD gene encoding dihydroxy-acid dehydratase, whose amino-acid sequence MRSDTVKKGIQQAPHRSLFNALGLTEEELQKPLIGVVSSYNEIVPGHMNLDKITEAVKMGVAMAGGVPIMVPAIAVCDGIAMGHIGMKYSLVTRDLIADSTEALAMAHQFDGLVMIPNCDKNVPGLLMAAARVNIPTIFVSGGPMLAGHVKGSKTSLSSMFEAVGSYAAGKMDDADICEFENKACPTCGSCSGMYTANSMNCLTEALGMGLKGNGTIPAVYSARIQLAKHAGMQVMELVRKNIRPRDIMTEDAILNALTVDMALGCSTNSMLHLPAIAHEIGMDFEIDFANGISEKTPNLCHLAPAGHTYMEDLNEAGGVYAVMNELNKKGLLHTDCLTVTGKTVGENIEGCVNKNPEVIRPIDNPYSQTGGLAVLKGNLAPDGSVVKRSAVCDEMLVHEGPARIFESDEEATEAIKTGRINPGDVIVIRYEGPKGGPGMREMLNPTSAIAGYGLGSTVALITDGRFSGASRGASIGHVSPEAAVGGPIALVEEGDIIKINIPELKLELDVSDEELAARKAKWQPREPKVKTGYLARYASMVTSGNRGAILEVPKAK is encoded by the coding sequence ATGAGAAGTGATACAGTAAAAAAAGGCATTCAGCAGGCACCGCACCGTTCCCTTTTCAATGCACTGGGACTGACGGAGGAGGAGCTTCAGAAGCCATTGATCGGAGTCGTAAGTTCTTATAATGAGATCGTTCCGGGGCATATGAACCTGGATAAGATCACAGAGGCAGTCAAGATGGGAGTGGCAATGGCAGGAGGAGTACCGATCATGGTTCCGGCAATCGCAGTTTGTGACGGAATCGCCATGGGACATATTGGTATGAAGTATTCTCTTGTAACAAGAGATCTGATCGCAGATTCTACAGAAGCCCTGGCAATGGCACATCAGTTTGACGGACTGGTTATGATTCCGAACTGTGACAAGAACGTGCCGGGTCTTCTGATGGCAGCAGCCCGTGTGAACATCCCGACAATCTTTGTCAGTGGCGGACCAATGCTTGCAGGACATGTAAAGGGAAGTAAGACGAGTCTTTCCAGTATGTTCGAGGCAGTAGGTTCTTATGCTGCAGGAAAGATGGATGATGCAGATATCTGTGAATTTGAAAATAAAGCATGTCCTACCTGTGGTTCCTGTTCAGGTATGTATACAGCCAACAGCATGAACTGCCTGACTGAGGCACTTGGTATGGGACTGAAAGGAAATGGTACGATTCCGGCAGTATATTCCGCAAGGATTCAGCTTGCAAAGCATGCAGGTATGCAGGTGATGGAACTGGTGAGAAAGAATATCCGTCCGAGAGATATCATGACAGAAGATGCAATTCTGAATGCACTGACAGTAGATATGGCACTGGGATGTTCTACGAACAGTATGCTTCATCTTCCGGCAATCGCTCATGAGATCGGAATGGATTTTGAGATTGATTTTGCAAATGGAATCAGTGAGAAGACACCAAATCTGTGCCACCTTGCTCCGGCAGGACACACTTATATGGAAGACCTGAACGAGGCAGGTGGAGTTTACGCAGTTATGAATGAGCTGAACAAGAAAGGTCTGCTCCATACAGACTGCCTGACTGTAACAGGAAAGACAGTGGGTGAGAATATTGAAGGATGCGTGAACAAGAATCCTGAAGTTATCAGACCGATCGACAATCCGTATTCTCAGACAGGCGGACTTGCAGTACTCAAGGGAAATCTTGCACCGGACGGAAGCGTTGTAAAGCGTTCTGCAGTCTGCGATGAAATGCTGGTTCATGAGGGACCTGCAAGAATCTTTGAGAGTGATGAAGAAGCCACAGAGGCGATCAAGACCGGAAGGATCAATCCGGGAGATGTCATCGTGATCCGTTATGAGGGACCAAAGGGTGGACCGGGAATGAGAGAAATGCTCAATCCAACTTCAGCCATTGCAGGATATGGACTGGGCTCAACAGTTGCCCTGATCACAGACGGACGTTTCAGTGGAGCTTCCAGAGGAGCATCTATTGGCCATGTATCACCGGAGGCAGCCGTGGGCGGCCCGATCGCACTGGTCGAAGAAGGGGATATCATCAAGATCAATATTCCGGAACTGAAGTTGGAACTGGATGTATCCGATGAAGAACTGGCAGCAAGAAAAGCAAAATGGCAGCCGAGAGAGCCAAAAGTAAAGACGGGATATCTTGCAAGATATGCTTCTATGGTTACTTCAGGAAACCGTGGTGCAATTTTGGAAGTACCGAAAGCAAAATAA
- the ilvB gene encoding biosynthetic-type acetolactate synthase large subunit: MQLNGAEIVIECLKEQGVDTVFGYPGGAILNVYDELYKHRDEIRHILTSHEQGAAHAADGYARATGKVGVCLATSGPGATNLVTGIATAYMDSIPVVAITCNVGVPLLGKDSFQEIDIAGVTMPITKYSFIVKDVNQLADTIRKAFRIAKMGRPGPVLIDIPKDVTAKKAEYEKENPGVYNREFTHIDEKEVAAAAEMIQASEKPFIFVGGGAILSGASKELKEFVEKTDAPVTDSLMGKGAFPGTDPRYTGMLGMHGTKASNYGVSECDLLVVVGARFSDRVTGNTATFAKNAKILQIDIDPAEMNKNIIIDQGVVGDIKAVLRKLNEVLPQQDHAEWMKKIQDYKEKYPLKYHEGVLTGPFVVEEIYRQTKGDAIITTEVGQHQMWAAQYFKYTKPRTLLTSGGLGTMGYGLGAAIGAKTGCPDKTVINVAGDGCFRMNMNELATAVRHEVPVIEVVINNHVLGMVRQWQDLFYDERYSATVLRDAVDYVKLAEAMGAEGMRATTQEEFREAFAKALASGRPVLIDCMIDCDDKVWPMVAPGAAISEAFDEQDLKEKNR, from the coding sequence ATGCAGTTAAATGGAGCAGAGATAGTAATAGAATGCCTGAAAGAACAGGGCGTGGATACTGTATTTGGATACCCGGGCGGAGCAATCCTGAATGTATATGATGAATTATACAAGCATCGTGATGAGATCAGACATATCCTGACCTCCCATGAACAGGGAGCAGCCCATGCAGCAGACGGATATGCGAGAGCAACAGGAAAAGTAGGCGTATGTCTGGCAACCAGCGGTCCGGGAGCAACTAACCTTGTGACGGGAATTGCCACAGCTTATATGGATTCGATTCCGGTTGTCGCAATCACCTGTAATGTAGGAGTACCGCTTCTTGGAAAGGACAGCTTTCAGGAGATTGATATCGCCGGAGTGACAATGCCGATCACGAAGTACAGCTTTATCGTTAAAGATGTAAACCAGCTTGCAGATACGATCCGTAAGGCATTCCGTATTGCGAAGATGGGAAGACCGGGTCCGGTTCTGATCGATATTCCGAAGGATGTAACTGCGAAGAAGGCAGAATATGAAAAAGAAAATCCGGGAGTTTATAATCGTGAATTTACGCATATAGATGAAAAAGAGGTTGCTGCGGCAGCAGAAATGATCCAGGCATCTGAAAAGCCATTTATTTTTGTGGGTGGCGGAGCGATTCTCTCCGGAGCAAGTAAAGAACTGAAAGAGTTTGTTGAGAAGACGGATGCACCGGTTACGGATTCACTGATGGGAAAAGGAGCATTTCCGGGAACCGATCCAAGATATACAGGAATGCTGGGAATGCACGGAACGAAGGCATCCAATTATGGAGTCAGCGAGTGCGACCTGTTAGTGGTAGTAGGTGCAAGATTCAGTGATCGTGTCACCGGAAATACGGCGACATTTGCAAAGAATGCAAAAATTCTTCAGATTGATATCGATCCTGCGGAGATGAATAAGAATATTATCATTGACCAGGGTGTTGTCGGTGATATCAAGGCAGTTCTCAGGAAATTAAATGAAGTTCTGCCTCAGCAGGATCATGCAGAATGGATGAAAAAGATACAGGATTATAAGGAAAAGTATCCACTGAAATATCATGAAGGTGTCCTGACGGGACCATTTGTTGTAGAAGAAATCTACCGTCAGACCAAAGGAGATGCCATTATCACAACAGAGGTCGGACAGCATCAGATGTGGGCGGCACAGTATTTCAAATATACAAAGCCGAGAACACTTCTGACATCCGGCGGACTTGGAACGATGGGATATGGACTGGGAGCAGCCATCGGTGCAAAGACAGGATGCCCGGATAAGACGGTGATCAATGTGGCGGGAGACGGCTGTTTCCGCATGAATATGAATGAGCTTGCGACAGCGGTACGTCATGAAGTTCCGGTCATTGAAGTAGTGATCAATAACCATGTACTTGGTATGGTACGCCAGTGGCAGGATCTGTTCTACGATGAAAGATATTCCGCAACAGTCTTGAGAGATGCTGTAGATTATGTTAAACTGGCAGAAGCGATGGGAGCAGAAGGAATGCGTGCCACAACGCAGGAAGAGTTCAGAGAAGCATTCGCAAAGGCACTGGCATCGGGACGTCCGGTTCTGATCGACTGTATGATCGACTGTGATGATAAAGTATGGCCGATGGTAGCACCGGGGGCTGCGATCAGCGAAGCGTTTGATGAGCAGGATCTGAAAGAAAAGAATCGTTAA
- the serC gene encoding 3-phosphoserine/phosphohydroxythreonine transaminase, whose protein sequence is MSRVYNFSAGPAVLPEEVLKEAAAEMLDYNGTGMSVMEMSHRSKAFEEIITAAEQDLRDLMNIPDNYKVLFLQGGASQQFAMIPMNLMKKKEADYIVTGQWAKKAAKEAAKYGKVNVVASSEDKTFSYIPDCSDLPISENADYVYICENNTIYGTKFKELPNTKGKTLVADVSSCFLSEPVDVTKYGVIYGGVQKNIGPAGVVIVIIREDLITEDVLPGTPTMLQYKTHADAGSLYNTPPAYGIYICGKVFKWLKKMGGLEVMKERNEKKAKVLYDYLDQSKLFKGTVVPKDRSLMNVPFVTGDKDLDAKFVKEAKEAGFENLKGHRTVGGMRASIYNAMPYEGVVALVEFMKKFEEENL, encoded by the coding sequence ATGAGCAGAGTGTATAATTTTTCGGCTGGACCGGCTGTCCTGCCTGAGGAAGTACTCAAAGAAGCCGCAGCAGAAATGCTGGATTATAATGGAACAGGAATGTCTGTTATGGAGATGAGTCACCGTTCCAAGGCATTTGAAGAAATCATTACAGCAGCAGAGCAGGATTTAAGAGATCTGATGAATATTCCAGATAACTATAAGGTGTTATTCCTTCAGGGCGGAGCATCCCAGCAGTTTGCAATGATTCCGATGAACCTGATGAAGAAGAAAGAAGCTGACTATATCGTGACAGGTCAGTGGGCAAAGAAAGCAGCAAAAGAAGCTGCAAAATATGGAAAGGTGAATGTAGTTGCTTCATCTGAAGATAAGACGTTCTCTTATATTCCGGATTGTTCTGATCTTCCGATCTCTGAAAATGCTGATTATGTATATATCTGTGAGAACAATACGATTTACGGAACAAAATTTAAAGAACTTCCGAATACAAAAGGAAAGACACTTGTGGCAGATGTATCCTCCTGTTTTCTGTCTGAGCCGGTAGATGTGACAAAGTATGGTGTGATCTATGGTGGAGTACAGAAAAATATCGGACCAGCAGGCGTGGTGATCGTGATCATCCGTGAAGATCTGATCACAGAAGATGTTCTTCCGGGAACTCCGACGATGCTTCAGTATAAGACACATGCAGATGCAGGTTCTCTTTATAATACACCACCGGCATATGGCATTTATATCTGCGGTAAAGTTTTCAAATGGCTGAAGAAGATGGGCGGTCTGGAAGTAATGAAAGAGCGTAATGAAAAGAAAGCAAAAGTGCTTTATGATTATCTGGATCAGAGTAAGCTGTTCAAAGGGACAGTTGTACCGAAAGACCGTTCTCTGATGAATGTACCGTTTGTCACAGGAGATAAGGATCTGGATGCGAAATTTGTAAAAGAAGCGAAAGAAGCCGGATTTGAGAACCTGAAAGGACACAGAACAGTAGGCGGTATGCGTGCAAGCATCTATAATGCAATGCCGTACGAAGGTGTGGTTGCACTGGTTGAGTTTATGAAGAAGTTTGAAGAGGAGAATCTGTAA
- a CDS encoding phosphoglycerate dehydrogenase, translating to MYKYHCLNPISPVGMGQLDANYENTENAADADVILVRSAKMHEMEFGENLKAIARAGAGVNNIPLDRCAEEGIVVFNTPGANANGVKELVIAGMLLAARDIVGGINWVKGYDEDGDIAKAAEKKKKAFAGTELKGKKLGVIGLGAIGVLVANAATHLGMEVYGYDPYVSVDSAWRLSRNIHHAKTADEIYKECDYITIHVPALEDTKGMINKDAMGLMKDGVVILNFARDVLVDQKDIVEALESGKVHRYVTDFATQEIKGADGAIVIPHLGASTEESEDNCAKMAVAEIRDFLENGNITHSVNYPDCNVGVRGDAERITILHKNIPNMIGQFTTLLAQEDLNIALMTNKSRKEYAYTVIDVDGIVSDEVAAKIKGVSGVLGVRVIR from the coding sequence ATGTATAAATATCATTGCCTGAATCCAATCTCTCCTGTCGGAATGGGTCAGTTGGATGCAAATTATGAAAATACAGAAAATGCTGCAGATGCAGACGTGATCCTGGTCCGCAGTGCTAAAATGCATGAGATGGAGTTCGGAGAGAATTTAAAAGCGATCGCACGTGCAGGTGCAGGTGTGAACAATATTCCGCTGGATCGTTGTGCAGAGGAAGGGATCGTTGTATTTAATACTCCGGGAGCGAATGCGAATGGAGTAAAGGAACTGGTGATCGCAGGTATGCTGCTTGCAGCCAGAGATATTGTCGGCGGAATCAACTGGGTAAAAGGATATGATGAAGACGGCGATATTGCGAAGGCTGCCGAGAAAAAGAAAAAAGCATTTGCGGGTACAGAACTGAAAGGCAAAAAGCTTGGAGTGATCGGACTTGGAGCAATCGGAGTCCTTGTAGCGAATGCGGCAACGCATCTCGGAATGGAAGTTTACGGATATGATCCGTATGTTTCTGTAGATTCTGCATGGAGACTGTCGAGAAATATTCATCATGCGAAGACTGCTGATGAGATTTATAAAGAGTGTGATTATATCACAATTCATGTTCCGGCACTGGAAGATACAAAGGGTATGATCAATAAAGATGCCATGGGTCTGATGAAAGATGGCGTTGTGATCCTGAACTTTGCAAGAGATGTCCTTGTAGATCAGAAGGATATCGTTGAGGCACTTGAATCGGGAAAAGTACATCGTTATGTCACAGATTTTGCGACACAGGAGATCAAAGGTGCAGATGGAGCAATCGTGATCCCGCATCTTGGAGCTTCTACAGAAGAATCTGAAGATAACTGTGCAAAGATGGCTGTAGCAGAGATCCGGGATTTCCTTGAAAATGGAAATATCACACATTCTGTGAACTATCCGGACTGCAATGTAGGAGTCAGAGGAGACGCAGAAAGAATTACGATCTTACATAAGAACATTCCGAATATGATCGGACAGTTCACAACGCTTCTTGCTCAGGAGGATCTGAACATCGCCCTTATGACGAATAAGAGCCGCAAAGAGTATGCTTATACAGTAATCGATGTAGATGGAATCGTTTCAGATGAAGTAGCAGCAAAGATCAAAGGAGTTTCAGGAGTACTTGGAGTCCGCGTGATCCGATAA